The following nucleotide sequence is from Mangifera indica cultivar Alphonso chromosome 1, CATAS_Mindica_2.1, whole genome shotgun sequence.
AGCTTTAAAAGCAGTGGAAAAAACTGCAAAAATAACATCAATGTTAGACAGAGATGCATGAAGTACTCAGTGTATcccaaaacataaaaagatagTATTCAAGGGCTCATCGTCCCCTATAAGGCATTTAAGCTGATTGACTAAAACAACATTCAGGCTCCTTTTAGCATGGTATAAGAAATCAGATGTAACTATTACATTTGAAAATGGAGCACTGACAGACAAGGACCAAATCAAAGCAAAAAACCTCGGAAATTTGTAATGAAATCAAACAAACTACAAATGAAGCaagggaaaacaaaaaaaaaaaagaaaaaattcacaTGAAAATGTAATTCGGGAAAGGCCACAAGTGGGGAATGTATAAATTCactataataaagtttaattacaAGGAGAATACAAGAGATTGATAATTATCTACTCACTTTAAGTGTCTCTctatttgatgaaatttataAACGGTACAAACTTATTCCCATGAAGGGATAATTGTTCTATTATGTAAAAGGCGAAGGCCCAAAGAGTTATTCTCACcgaatgtttaatatatttccaaatttttatttacaaagttttaaaaacttaagtatccatctatttattaaattttacaattagCGTCAggattaaaatcattatttatgaattttcatttaaagaaaaaaaattattctctttaactatattaattttgaaaattaacaatttcttctatagctaaattttaaaaagttatttttttacctCTATCATTTaaggtttccatattttaaagttaatagttgtctctttaaagttaaaaatattatacttacaCCCCTAAAAAATACATTATCTTTTTTTGGTTATCGTTCTTTTCGATAATTCATTTTAGCACGTCCATTGACACCCTTTCTAGTGGTTTCCTGGTGTAGAAACCACCCATCATCTGACTGAAATAGCCAAACAACGTTGCATAAATCAATTGGACGACATCATACAAATCGGCCAAACGATGATGAAAAGTTGGTATGGGTGACAATTACTTGATAAATAAGGTATATGCAAGTTTTAAGATAAGTTAAAAACAACTTTATATAAAGGTAATGTTGTCTAACCCTAATATATTAGcatgactattttaattaattacccttaaCTATAAGGGCgtgtttagtttaaataatttttattattaaaaatgaaatattaccacaaagatataatatttagaagattattaaatataaattattattatatgagacaaaattggtataaaattttgttaccaaaaataaaaaaattaccataaaaatatattaattagaacattactaaatataaattattactatatttaaaaaatttctttaaaaattactatattatatatttgctttcatatattttctaaaatatttttcatcttattaatatattatatcttttgtattggattaaaaaattacttaattaaatattttttcagtaGTTGTATTATTggcatgtatatatttttaattatttttatattatttcttaatttaattaaaaataaaagtatttttatttaataataattaaataataataataataacaaaattaagataatttttataattatttaatatttaagatgaaaataataattggaTTCCTtcttgtataatttattaaaaaattatttaaatattttattaatttataaattaaacattttattattataataaaaaaaaggtaatcACTTCAAAACAAAATGCCTTATAGGctatttcttcttccttaaGAAACCCGATTGATAATTCTTGTATAAATTTCCCCATTTCAGACCTGGTTAAACGTACTTTTGATTTGGGGTTttagaaagaaggaaaaaaaagggaaaaaaaaaaaatgagagaaatatcaCTTCATTCACTTCCATTAGGCCTCAGATTCAGACCCACTGATGAAGAAGTTTTCAATTATTACCTTATGCATAAGATCAGTGGCCATCACGAACAAGTTGAATTCATTAGGGAGATTgatatttgtaaatatgagCCGTGGGATTTGCCTGGTATTctgattattaaaaattgtttcaaACTGATTAAATTATTGcgattttcttgatttaattGGTGGGTTTTGGTTGGATTTGCAGCTTTATCAACGATTAAGACGATTGATCTACAGTGGTTCTTCTTTTGCCCGCAAGGATGGAACAGAGCAACGAATACTGGGTATTGGAGCGAAACTGGGGGAGATCAGAAAATTGAGTCTGGAAATAAGTTAATTGGGATGAAGAAAACTCTTGTGTATCATTTTGGGCGAGCACCACAGGGTAGGAGGAGTAGCCGTTGGTGGATGTACGAGTATCGCGCAACTTCGAAACATCTTGATGGCACTTTACCAGGACaggtttggttaaatttttttttttttttgaatttgtgttatttatgtttatgttttgtttttgggtttattTGCAGAGTCCTTTTGTGCTTTGTCGTCTGTTTAGAAAAGAAGATGAGATTTATTATTTGATGCCTAAAGATCTGAAAATGCAGACTCTTGTTGAGGTATCAACATTCAActcatttcaatttcaaatttattcaagCAGGAAAGATTTGTTTCCCTGAGAACTTGGGTTATATCTTAATATCTTCTGgcatttcatataatttatgtcATTGGCCAATTCATTTGCATCAGGAATGTAGATGAAACTTGAAACTATTCTATTCAATTCATTTGCAGACTAAAGTAATGTATCTGTATACTTTTTTCTAGCTGGGCGATTTGCTCCAAATTTCACACCCGGTAAGGTGGGAGTGCCCAGCCATTGATGGACATGGAGAGGTTAGaagttttttaaatgaaaagttGTTATtgtatctatattatattaatattagattctaaaattatatttaaaatgtgcAGGGAGTAAAAGCTTCTCGAGGCCATCGGTCACTTGCAGTTTTGCTTAGGGTAGCTGCTGTTATAGTTGTGTTCTCACTCTTGGGATATCTTagtcttaaattaaattatatttctgCTTATTGATTGATATCTTATCCCTGTGTATGGCCTGCTATATCTTTCTGGGATTCATTTTGAGATATTATATTTGGAACTCTTTTTAAGTCTAAATCTATGATTTATGAATCTAAATATTCGTCTTCTGTTGAATTGATTATAGATTATTGAGATGTGTGAACCACCCAAATGCTTGTTCATTCTGtgagaaaattagaatttgggcaattcataataaattgaatCCAAATGGGAAAACATGAATaagactaattaattattttctaatggTAACTTTGTAAATGAGGATTCTTGggcttaaaaatttaaagatagaCAGAAATAATGGccatttatttatgtttattatactGGTTACTTTTAAAGTTAGATTTCcatactaatatatatttttattgctaAAATAAATAGGAGCAACCAGATTTAGCTACCTtaagttgaatttgattaaaatttttataaaaaattattgaaaagacaaaaaaaaaaaaaattcctaaactaaataatactttgtctataaaattttattaaataatattgtacatagtttatattcattttaatttaaaaaataaaactattttactaatataagtataaataaggtgtcaataatatatttgaggTTCAATgcaaatcttgaaaatatagtGTGtgctaatgaaaattttaatcttttttaaatttaaaaaattgagggttttttttgaatttgaaaattttggtctACTCTTGGTAGTTTGAAAAAATGACAGTGATACTTCAAAGATCTAAACAAAAAGTAACaaattaactatataaatattataaactattacggttataatattttcttaaaatatattacgtgaatattataatttctaaaacaaGAGAGATAAAAATATCCACTTGCCTCTAGTAACTTTTAGAAAATGACATGTACACCCCTATATAGGTGAATATGAAGCAAACCGAATTTGAACAACTTCCATctcaagttcaattcaaatgaaaaatggtttATCTTGAGTTTGacaaaccaaaatttaaaataatttgaactcgatttgaaaaaaaataataatctcaatggtttgacttgaatttgttttgagtttatagtttgaatttatgattcgggtttatgatttattgtttaaaaaacatcgttttatttaataattaacaaagcaaaattgttttgataattgtttaatataCCTAAATCAAgctatatattaaatttgaatcaaattgaataatttcttaaagtttaattaagttaaacattatctaatttaaatttgaccgatttaagggaaattatattaaatggtcGAAATTAAAGGGtgttaagcgaaattgcccaaaattctaaggtttaagcaaaattgcCTTCAATTTGGGAAATGATCAAACtgtccttatatataaaccctataTTTCCCACagttttactattttaaatcaaagaaaattttgaatcttcCACCGGTCAACAAGTTTTCGCCTTTTTTGTCAACTTTTTGTGTTTTCCGACaaccgaaaatgacaaataagggtAGTACATCATCTcatttcttgtttgaatcaatttattgttaagattattgagatttgagggagattttaaggtttgaatgtttagggtttcgattttgaacaatgcataaaatgttttgattcttgattgttttgcttgaatttcttgaggggttttgtgttattggatgtgtagatttgatttgtattgaaattagagacttaaatgatatttttggccGGAAAATTGGCTAGATCTGCCAGTGTTGCGTAATCTCCCACGAGCACCCGTGGGATTGGAGGGaaaatttaacgttttcaaaattttagggggagggggaacaATGGGAGATTCGTGGGGGTCCGTGGGAAATTTTACATTGAATCGTGGGGCAGCctgtgaaaaccgtgggttgggtggaaattaactttttaaaaattataggatatgagacagactttgagcgatcataacttttgatctgggaggagttacggggcctgtaatatatcaatacGAAGCttgtttcgagctctataatgaCAACTAGTTAGTCAGTTATaccaaatttggaggccaaaataaaactattttaatatgtattaaatagtttttttgttttatcaaatttaagattttcggtttttatgattttgaatttttttgtgaccgggctagacttttttgatatgcaattttcaaatttgatatttgtaattacaatgtgcttttttagacatgttttacgatataattactgaatttttgatcgatttttcagttttctcgTTTATAAGCTATTtaaacgtgtagttttcgaaattcagataagtttttttagattttcatgtaaattttttattattagcattctaggatatttcaatatatctatttattcataacatgttattttcaatatagttttcacgaattgatttttttcgattcgaatttagaaatacgaattttttctttttgaatgaaCTCATagttgatattaagtaaaaatgagagtaaaagtaagtatttaagtgatataacaaatgtatgtaatgagagtgagagtgggagagtttatataaatgtgatgaaaGGGTAatattggtattttaaaaacaattagggcttttttatttagtaatagggaatttgagtattttttgtttagaaatagtaaaattgaacatttttacttaatgaaAAGGTAATTTgggcatttattataatttcccccgatttaaaaaaatgaactgCACCTTTATGCTCGAATTAcacaagcaaaggaaaaacaCAACTAAAATTATAAGTACTATAAAAGTGGGTTAGCTGTCCAAGAAGTATAACATCTTAAGATTTCAATTTGATAAAGGAAGAATAAAATGGAGGCCATGGCATCAT
It contains:
- the LOC123229959 gene encoding protein NTM1-like 9 isoform X2, with product MREISLHSLPLGLRFRPTDEEVFNYYLMHKISGHHEQVEFIREIDICKYEPWDLPALSTIKTIDLQWFFFCPQGWNRATNTGYWSETGGDQKIESGNKLIGMKKTLVYHFGRAPQGRRSSRWWMYEYRATSKHLDGTLPGQSPFVLCRLFRKEDEIYYLMPKDLKMQTLVEVSTFNSFQFQIYSSRKAGRFAPNFTPGKVGVPSH
- the LOC123229959 gene encoding protein NTM1-like 9 isoform X1; the protein is MREISLHSLPLGLRFRPTDEEVFNYYLMHKISGHHEQVEFIREIDICKYEPWDLPALSTIKTIDLQWFFFCPQGWNRATNTGYWSETGGDQKIESGNKLIGMKKTLVYHFGRAPQGRRSSRWWMYEYRATSKHLDGTLPGQSPFVLCRLFRKEDEIYYLMPKDLKMQTLVELGDLLQISHPVRWECPAIDGHGEGVKASRGHRSLAVLLRVAAVIVVFSLLGYLSLKLNYISAY